ACCCGTTTCCTCAATTAAATCTAACCAGGCTTCTACTTCCGTTGATGCAAGATTAGCCATCACCTCTTGGCAAGAATTTGCAAAAGACTCAGTACCAATCAGAGCGATTCCATCGAAACCAGCTTCAAACAACTCTCGAAATTCCTGAGAGGTTGTCAAGTGAGCATAGCCAATGGGAGCCGCATGTTCTGGGTCAAGATTTCCATCTTGCAAAAACTGCCGGTGAAAATCCTGACGAGGCAGAACCGAATGAGGATTATTTTGTAGCAGATCTCGAAGATAGGCCAGACGATTAATGCCTGCGGCAAACAGCAAACCATTGGGCTTGAGCACTCTAGCTGCCTCCTGAATCGCGCGTTGCCGTTGCTCAAGCGAACAGAGATGGTAGAGCGGTCCCAGAAAAAGAACTGCATCCAGTACACCAGCATCGCAACAATCAAGTTCTGTCGCTGAAGCTCGATGGACCCCAGCCACTCGTTCATGCAAATCAAAGCCTTGAAGCCTAAGGTAGGCAGCATCCAGCAATCGTTGCGAGATATCCACCAGGTAAACCGAACAACCCCACCTTGCTAGCAATTCTGCATAGTGACCAACGCCAACACCAATGTCAGCAACTGTCGCTCCCTCCGGTATCCATTGCTTCAAGTAGCGAGCAGTAATCGCAAACTCAACTGGAGAATACTGAGACAAACGCACCGACTCAAAATCAAAAATCGAGTTGTCGTAATACCGAGCCACCCTTGCTTGCATCTCATCAAGATCGCTCATCTCGTTCTCCTAGAACACTTCACGCCCCATAGATAGTCAGAGAGCTATAGATTTTCGCGCTAGCTACTTTACAAGCTCCGACAACTCCGCTAAATTCTTGAATTAATCCGGTCATCGACGCCGCCTAAGAGTCGCGAAGTGGCTCTTAGACGGCTGACCCCCAAGCTGATTAGTCCAGCCCGAGGGCTAGAGGGAGTTTAACACTCCCAAAGATCTCTCACCTTATGTGGCTCCAGCGCGGGGTGG
The Leptolyngbya sp. FACHB-261 DNA segment above includes these coding regions:
- a CDS encoding bifunctional 2-polyprenyl-6-hydroxyphenol methylase/3-demethylubiquinol 3-O-methyltransferase UbiG, which codes for MSDLDEMQARVARYYDNSIFDFESVRLSQYSPVEFAITARYLKQWIPEGATVADIGVGVGHYAELLARWGCSVYLVDISQRLLDAAYLRLQGFDLHERVAGVHRASATELDCCDAGVLDAVLFLGPLYHLCSLEQRQRAIQEAARVLKPNGLLFAAGINRLAYLRDLLQNNPHSVLPRQDFHRQFLQDGNLDPEHAAPIGYAHLTTSQEFRELFEAGFDGIALIGTESFANSCQEVMANLASTEVEAWLDLIEETGNTLEGLGMSDHFLYVGRRKPDLSIERSASY